In Lacrimispora indolis DSM 755, a genomic segment contains:
- a CDS encoding beta-class carbonic anhydrase, with translation MIEEILKYNDTFVSTNGYRSFVTDKYPRKRLAILTCMDTRLVELLPAALGIHNGDVKLIKNAGGVILDPFDSTIRSLLIAILEFGVEEIMVIGHTDCGAAVISSKIIITHLLNRGIAWNTIQKLKEDGVDFDSWFQGLENTERSVQKSVSLLKTHPLMPSNVIIQGFVMDITCGKLAAVS, from the coding sequence ATGATTGAAGAAATATTAAAGTACAATGATACTTTTGTGAGCACCAATGGTTATAGATCCTTTGTCACAGACAAGTATCCCAGAAAAAGGCTTGCCATATTAACCTGCATGGATACCAGGCTGGTGGAGCTGCTGCCCGCCGCACTTGGTATTCACAACGGAGATGTAAAGCTGATAAAAAATGCAGGCGGCGTGATTTTAGATCCTTTTGACAGCACAATCCGCAGCCTTCTCATCGCAATTCTGGAATTCGGTGTGGAAGAAATCATGGTTATCGGCCATACTGACTGCGGAGCAGCTGTCATATCCTCCAAAATCATCATCACACACCTGCTTAACCGGGGTATTGCCTGGAATACCATACAAAAACTGAAAGAGGATGGGGTGGACTTTGACTCCTGGTTCCAGGGCTTAGAAAACACGGAACGCTCCGTTCAAAAATCTGTTTCCTTACTTAAAACCCATCCCCTCATGCCATCCAATGTAATTATCCAGGGTTTTGTCATGGATATTACCTGCGGCAAACTGGCCGCAGTTTCTTAA
- a CDS encoding thiazole synthase has protein sequence MNPIKEDKLVIGGFEFTSRFILGSGKYSLDLIQSAIERAGAEIITLALRRANAGGTANILDYIPEGITLLPNTSGARNAEEAVRIARLAREAGSGNFIKIEVIHDSKYLLPDNQETIKATEILAKEGFIVMPYMYPDLNAARDLVNAGASSIMPLGAPIGSNKGLCTKEFIRILIDEIDLPIIVDAGIGKPSQACEAMEMGAAAVMANTGIATAGDIRLMAEAFKNAVEAGRKAYLAGMGRVMEKGASPSSPLTGFLRE, from the coding sequence ATGAATCCTATAAAAGAAGATAAGCTGGTAATCGGGGGTTTTGAATTTACATCCAGGTTCATCCTGGGATCGGGAAAATACTCCCTGGATTTAATCCAGTCGGCCATAGAAAGGGCGGGAGCAGAGATCATCACCCTGGCTCTCCGGAGAGCCAATGCAGGGGGAACGGCGAATATCCTGGATTACATACCCGAAGGCATCACCCTTCTTCCCAATACATCAGGGGCGAGAAATGCAGAGGAGGCCGTACGGATCGCCCGTTTGGCAAGGGAAGCAGGAAGCGGGAATTTTATAAAAATTGAAGTGATCCATGATTCCAAATATCTGCTTCCGGATAATCAGGAAACCATAAAAGCAACGGAAATCCTGGCAAAGGAGGGATTTATCGTTATGCCTTATATGTATCCGGATTTAAATGCGGCAAGGGATTTGGTAAATGCCGGGGCTTCTTCCATCATGCCGTTAGGTGCCCCCATCGGCTCCAATAAAGGCTTATGTACCAAAGAGTTCATCCGTATTCTCATTGATGAGATCGATCTGCCAATTATTGTGGATGCAGGCATTGGAAAACCCTCCCAGGCATGTGAAGCCATGGAAATGGGAGCTGCTGCGGTCATGGCCAATACGGGGATCGCCACGGCCGGGGATATTCGGCTTATGGCAGAGGCCTTTAAAAATGCTGTTGAGGCAGGCAGAAAGGCTTATCTGGCCGGTATGGGCCGGGTCATGGAAAAGGGCGCCAGCCCTTCGTCGCCCCTGACCGGATTTTTACGGGAGTAA
- the citC gene encoding [citrate (pro-3S)-lyase] ligase produces the protein MEFRKLEGRPLKGKDLEQLKEFLSQNDLDYDQGIEYSVCLLDEDYRILATGSADQNVLKCIAVNKSARGLGLSGSILSCLTQYEFESSRSHILMYTKPENREMFEDLGFYTVLMTHDILFMENRKNGFEEFVNRLISESPDDALKPGMVIGSIVANCNPFTYGHRYLIEQALSCCDYVHVLVLGDDRSCFGAEERFFLVREGTRDLPRAVIHQASDYVISAATFPTYFMKEKGGAERACCGLDLELFGSRIAPALGITKRFVGTEPVCVVTGQYNKEMKKILPRYGIFVEEIERKDWRGEVISASAVRRWYEKEDFERLKGLVPATTLEYLVNRKKGRRPMG, from the coding sequence ATGGAATTCAGGAAGCTGGAGGGCAGGCCGTTAAAAGGAAAAGATCTGGAACAATTAAAGGAATTTTTAAGCCAGAATGATCTGGACTATGACCAGGGGATTGAATACAGCGTATGCCTGCTTGATGAGGATTACCGGATTCTGGCCACCGGATCGGCGGACCAGAATGTCTTAAAATGCATTGCAGTAAATAAAAGCGCGCGAGGGCTCGGCTTATCCGGGTCCATCCTCTCCTGCCTTACCCAGTATGAATTTGAGAGCAGCAGGTCCCATATTTTAATGTACACAAAGCCGGAAAACAGGGAGATGTTTGAGGATCTTGGATTTTATACAGTCCTTATGACCCATGATATCCTTTTTATGGAAAACAGGAAAAACGGGTTTGAAGAATTTGTGAACCGCCTGATCTCAGAGTCTCCGGACGATGCATTGAAGCCAGGTATGGTCATCGGCTCCATCGTTGCCAACTGCAATCCGTTTACTTATGGCCACCGGTATTTGATTGAACAGGCCCTTAGCTGCTGTGACTACGTCCATGTTCTGGTTCTTGGCGATGACAGGAGCTGCTTTGGGGCAGAGGAACGGTTTTTTTTGGTCAGGGAAGGGACCAGGGACTTACCACGGGCGGTCATCCATCAGGCTTCTGATTACGTAATATCCGCAGCTACGTTTCCAACCTATTTCATGAAGGAAAAGGGTGGTGCAGAAAGGGCCTGCTGCGGTCTGGACTTAGAGCTTTTCGGCAGCCGCATTGCTCCGGCGCTTGGGATCACAAAGCGCTTTGTGGGAACAGAACCCGTGTGTGTTGTTACAGGCCAATATAACAAGGAAATGAAAAAAATCCTGCCCAGGTATGGAATCTTTGTGGAGGAAATTGAAAGAAAGGATTGGAGGGGAGAGGTTATCAGCGCATCTGCAGTCCGGAGATGGTATGAAAAGGAAGATTTTGAACGGTTAAAAGGTCTGGTACCCGCTACCACACTGGAATATCTGGTGAACAGAAAAAAAGGCCGGAGGCCTATGGGATAA
- the citG gene encoding triphosphoribosyl-dephospho-CoA synthase CitG: MAAGTCVNPQRTEEKTAFHIGNMAYRAMLEEVYTSPKPGLVDLYSSGSHKDMNVVSFERSAAALEPFFAAMALEGLKFSDTPRLLFDRIRRMGLSAEAVMYKATDGVNTHKGLIFHMGIISGAAGACIGTYGAVTLKRLMEMEQAMVRETLIKEVKEMREFTSNGEKNLHQYGTAGARGEAISGYSSVCRIALPTMEKGLREGRDWNRIKLETLFMLMSRVEDSNILARHNPTVLMEVQNTARDFLRAGGAYTNKCMLTLKRLDEDFIKKNISAGGCADLLALAIFMVELVKGPGKERSLWNSGSWRAGR; encoded by the coding sequence ATGGCCGCCGGTACTTGTGTGAATCCTCAAAGGACAGAGGAAAAGACTGCTTTTCATATAGGGAATATGGCTTACCGGGCAATGCTTGAGGAGGTTTATACTTCCCCTAAGCCCGGGCTGGTGGACTTGTACTCTTCAGGCTCCCATAAGGATATGAATGTTGTTTCCTTTGAGCGGAGCGCTGCGGCTCTGGAGCCATTTTTTGCGGCCATGGCTCTGGAAGGTCTTAAGTTTTCGGACACTCCAAGGCTCCTGTTTGACCGCATACGCAGGATGGGCCTGTCTGCGGAAGCAGTCATGTACAAGGCCACGGACGGGGTGAACACCCACAAGGGGCTGATCTTTCACATGGGGATCATAAGCGGGGCTGCCGGGGCATGTATCGGAACTTATGGAGCCGTGACCCTAAAACGCCTGATGGAAATGGAGCAGGCCATGGTGAGGGAGACCCTGATCAAGGAAGTAAAGGAAATGCGGGAATTTACCAGCAACGGGGAAAAAAACCTGCATCAATACGGAACCGCCGGCGCCAGGGGGGAAGCTATCAGCGGATATTCTTCCGTATGTAGAATTGCTCTTCCAACAATGGAAAAAGGGCTCAGAGAAGGACGGGACTGGAACCGGATCAAGCTGGAAACTCTGTTTATGCTCATGAGCCGGGTGGAGGACTCCAACATTCTTGCAAGGCATAATCCAACCGTCCTTATGGAGGTCCAGAACACTGCAAGGGATTTCCTGCGAGCCGGAGGAGCCTACACAAACAAATGCATGCTGACGCTGAAACGTTTGGATGAGGATTTTATAAAGAAGAATATAAGTGCCGGAGGGTGTGCGGATCTTCTTGCTTTGGCCATATTCATGGTTGAACTGGTAAAAGGGCCGGGGAAAGAGAGGAGTTTATGGAATTCAGGAAGCTGGAGGGCAGGCCGTTAA
- a CDS encoding ATP-binding protein has protein sequence MRNRQSEDGFMNKINGNKRYGAVFMSCAMAAVLLIFCCLVFSIWKEYKEAIIDNQKKQMILTTQCIGESLKIFIEDYQADLNTLCSMEDENLKKAGRKDWSLLQDYVTHHSRFVYDVILEDENGELLESINGYGVKSTYSVTEISPGVSFRQCRLENGELYLILKKMLLNGSSISIVLNEKKYYKSLVSNIRLGTNGYVVIKDSKGIILIHPQESQWGINVISGRQEMFPNKDLTSLQQMIEKQNRGEAGVSEYYSYWWLDPGVPEVKKISAYSPAVIGDSFLVVSAVIDYNDIYIPVAAGFFKLGLVFFGIVAVVLGMVFYIGDLRVQKRKDTEEIAYLWELNKILEELHQSEETIAHQQRLQVMGTMTGGIAHEFNNLLTPIMGYAELLMLDLPKNSEGYDSASEIYEASGKAKEIIQQISSLSRKNMETAFKNINAAKVLGRAIKMVSSVCPPHVHLKKEINLSGECFLGNETQMNQVILNICVNAIHAIGHREGNITITANKVGKEDLKQYKFSAVPEEWNHYIRIDIADDGEGMSKEVLKQIFDPFFTTKKNGNGTGLGLSLVEQIVHSHKGYVFAESRQREGSVFHIYFPVNEQKEQEGQLETEEECGDILRLLVIDDNPKVLRLLEKNFSRLHVPLMSCMDFEEARRILREQEMDAIVTEHYIGGKSGTDFCMSLQGQYPDVIRIIMTDRVTKEILEAKKRKIIDEYIDKPVSDSSILKAVKICREWV, from the coding sequence ATGAGGAACAGGCAATCAGAGGATGGATTCATGAACAAAATAAACGGGAATAAGAGATATGGAGCGGTATTTATGTCTTGTGCCATGGCAGCCGTACTGCTTATTTTCTGCTGTCTTGTATTCAGTATCTGGAAGGAATATAAAGAAGCGATCATAGACAATCAAAAGAAACAGATGATTCTGACGACCCAGTGCATTGGGGAGAGTTTAAAAATTTTTATTGAAGACTATCAGGCGGATTTAAATACCTTATGTTCCATGGAAGATGAAAATCTAAAAAAAGCCGGAAGAAAGGATTGGTCCCTGCTTCAGGATTATGTGACTCATCACAGCCGGTTTGTTTATGATGTCATTTTAGAGGATGAAAACGGAGAGCTGTTAGAAAGCATCAATGGTTATGGGGTTAAGTCAACTTATTCCGTCACAGAGATCAGCCCTGGTGTGAGCTTTCGGCAGTGCAGACTGGAAAATGGGGAATTGTACCTGATCTTAAAGAAAATGCTTCTAAACGGCAGTTCAATTTCCATTGTTTTAAATGAAAAGAAATATTACAAGTCTCTGGTATCCAATATTCGTCTGGGAACCAACGGATATGTGGTGATCAAGGATTCAAAAGGTATTATCCTCATTCACCCTCAGGAAAGCCAGTGGGGAATCAATGTGATTTCAGGCCGGCAGGAGATGTTTCCCAATAAGGATTTGACCAGCCTGCAGCAGATGATAGAAAAGCAGAACAGAGGAGAGGCAGGTGTCTCCGAGTATTATTCCTACTGGTGGCTGGACCCGGGGGTTCCGGAAGTAAAAAAGATCAGCGCCTATTCTCCTGCTGTCATAGGGGACAGCTTTTTGGTAGTCAGTGCAGTGATCGACTACAATGATATTTATATCCCGGTTGCAGCTGGATTTTTCAAGCTGGGCCTGGTATTTTTCGGAATTGTTGCAGTGGTTCTCGGAATGGTATTTTATATTGGGGATTTGCGGGTCCAGAAAAGAAAGGATACAGAAGAAATCGCCTATTTGTGGGAACTTAATAAGATTTTAGAAGAACTGCATCAGAGTGAAGAAACAATTGCCCATCAGCAGAGACTGCAGGTTATGGGAACCATGACCGGAGGCATTGCCCATGAGTTTAATAACCTGCTGACACCGATCATGGGATATGCCGAATTGCTGATGCTTGACCTTCCGAAGAATTCAGAGGGATACGACAGCGCATCGGAGATTTATGAAGCCTCCGGAAAGGCAAAAGAAATCATCCAGCAGATCTCATCCTTAAGCAGAAAGAATATGGAAACAGCCTTTAAAAATATAAATGCCGCGAAGGTACTGGGACGTGCCATAAAAATGGTAAGCTCCGTATGTCCGCCTCATGTGCACTTAAAGAAAGAAATAAACTTATCAGGGGAATGCTTTCTGGGAAACGAAACCCAGATGAATCAGGTCATATTAAATATCTGCGTGAATGCCATCCATGCAATCGGCCACAGGGAAGGAAATATAACCATCACGGCGAACAAGGTAGGAAAGGAGGATTTAAAGCAGTACAAGTTTTCAGCCGTTCCGGAAGAATGGAATCATTATATCCGGATTGATATTGCAGATGACGGGGAAGGCATGAGCAAAGAGGTGCTAAAGCAGATTTTTGACCCGTTTTTCACCACAAAGAAAAATGGGAACGGAACGGGACTGGGACTGTCTCTTGTGGAGCAGATCGTTCATTCCCACAAAGGATATGTTTTCGCGGAAAGCAGGCAGAGAGAGGGCAGCGTTTTTCATATTTATTTTCCTGTGAATGAGCAGAAGGAGCAGGAAGGGCAGCTGGAAACAGAGGAGGAATGCGGAGATATCTTAAGGCTTCTGGTCATCGATGACAATCCAAAGGTATTAAGGCTTCTGGAAAAGAATTTCAGCAGGCTGCATGTGCCATTGATGTCCTGTATGGACTTTGAAGAGGCCAGAAGGATTTTAAGGGAACAAGAAATGGATGCCATTGTGACGGAGCATTATATTGGAGGGAAAAGCGGAACGGATTTCTGCATGTCTCTTCAGGGTCAATATCCGGATGTGATCCGGATCATTATGACAGACCGGGTGACCAAAGAAATCCTTGAAGCAAAGAAGAGGAAAATCATCGATGAGTACATAGATAAACCGGTTTCCGACTCATCTATTTTAAAAGCGGTAAAGATTTGCAGGGAATGGGTATAA
- a CDS encoding response regulator transcription factor, producing the protein MSDKVLIVDDDPAVCKLLEKVMHSNDLEPTIADSGLTALNYLKNHTYDMILMDVMLGDMEGFEVIKRLRSQGIQTPVMIISGRNEDYDSLYGLSLGADDYITKPFRPLVLGAKVKALIRRNKNQVLDSSDLLECGPFTYNTSTMRFYKNGEEIVLSSKESSLMLLFLKHPSQVFTKDMIYEHVWGNSVAVDDNAIMVYINRLRGKIEEDRQKPAHIITVRGLGYRFIP; encoded by the coding sequence ATGTCTGATAAAGTGTTAATTGTAGATGACGATCCGGCTGTTTGTAAGTTATTGGAAAAAGTCATGCACAGCAATGATTTGGAACCTACCATCGCGGACAGCGGACTTACGGCACTGAATTATCTTAAGAACCATACCTATGACATGATCCTCATGGATGTCATGCTGGGTGATATGGAAGGCTTTGAGGTAATCAAACGGCTGCGCAGCCAGGGCATCCAGACTCCTGTTATGATCATAAGCGGAAGAAACGAGGATTACGATTCTCTCTACGGTCTGTCTCTGGGTGCAGATGATTACATCACCAAGCCCTTCCGCCCTCTGGTCCTCGGAGCCAAGGTAAAGGCACTGATCCGCCGAAATAAAAATCAGGTGCTGGACAGCTCGGATCTCCTGGAATGCGGACCTTTTACTTACAATACTTCCACCATGCGGTTTTATAAAAACGGAGAAGAGATTGTTCTTTCTTCCAAAGAAAGCAGTCTGATGCTTTTGTTCTTAAAGCATCCAAGCCAGGTGTTTACAAAAGATATGATCTACGAGCATGTGTGGGGAAACAGCGTAGCTGTGGACGATAATGCCATTATGGTGTACATTAACCGCCTGCGGGGCAAAATCGAAGAGGACCGGCAAAAGCCGGCCCATATCATAACGGTCAGAGGCCTGGGATACCGGTTTATCCCATAG
- the thiF gene encoding sulfur carrier protein ThiS adenylyltransferase ThiF, which yields MKLEHGILSKPEIQEALKKRHSPEVQEKLNQARVAIAGLGGLGSNVAFALARIGVGHMHLIDFDRVDISNLNRQQYFIHHIGMYKTDALKEELKAINPYLEISADCVKVTEHNLPGLFESEDIICEAFDVPEMKAMLVNGVMEHFPDKKLVSASGMAGYGDSNEIRTRKISRNFYLCGDGMSEPGYGNGLMAPRVAICAAHEANMITQLILQPEL from the coding sequence ATGAAACTGGAACATGGAATTTTAAGCAAACCAGAAATTCAGGAAGCACTAAAAAAGCGTCATTCCCCGGAGGTTCAGGAGAAATTGAATCAGGCCAGAGTGGCAATAGCAGGCCTGGGAGGACTGGGCTCCAATGTAGCCTTTGCCCTTGCCCGTATCGGTGTGGGACATATGCATTTGATTGATTTTGACAGAGTGGATATCAGTAATCTGAACCGACAGCAGTATTTTATCCATCATATCGGAATGTATAAGACGGATGCTCTTAAGGAAGAGCTTAAGGCAATAAATCCTTATCTGGAGATTTCTGCGGATTGTGTAAAAGTAACAGAGCACAACCTACCCGGGTTATTTGAATCAGAGGATATCATCTGCGAAGCGTTTGATGTGCCGGAAATGAAAGCCATGCTTGTGAACGGCGTAATGGAGCATTTCCCGGATAAAAAGCTGGTCTCAGCATCGGGGATGGCAGGATACGGGGACAGTAATGAGATCCGTACCAGGAAGATAAGCCGGAATTTTTATCTTTGCGGCGACGGAATGTCAGAGCCGGGGTACGGAAACGGGCTGATGGCTCCCAGGGTGGCAATCTGTGCTGCCCATGAGGCCAATATGATAACCCAATTGATTCTTCAGCCGGAATTATAA
- a CDS encoding thiamine phosphate synthase, producing the protein MGSNEFYQGIIAVTNRHLCSRPFLEQIESVCRLQPRALVLREKDMEEEEYQRLARLVLPICENFQVPCILHSFSDTAKKLHVDKIHLPLLKLQEQGRAEPEFSVIGTSVHSVQEARRAEELGATYVIAGHIFKTGCKPGVPPRGLDFLEEVCGAVSIPVYAIGGMLLTVSCLKEIKERGAAGMCVMSGLMKE; encoded by the coding sequence ATGGGATCGAACGAATTTTATCAGGGAATCATAGCAGTGACCAACCGGCATTTATGCAGCCGTCCATTTTTAGAACAAATAGAATCTGTCTGCAGACTGCAGCCCAGGGCATTGGTCCTGAGGGAAAAGGATATGGAGGAGGAAGAATACCAAAGGCTGGCCCGTCTTGTACTTCCAATATGCGAAAACTTTCAGGTACCCTGTATTCTTCATTCTTTTTCCGATACGGCGAAGAAACTGCATGTGGATAAGATACATTTGCCTCTTTTGAAATTACAGGAACAAGGAAGGGCGGAACCGGAGTTTTCTGTCATAGGCACTTCCGTTCATTCGGTACAGGAGGCGCGAAGAGCAGAGGAACTGGGAGCCACTTATGTAATTGCCGGGCATATTTTTAAAACCGGCTGTAAACCCGGCGTGCCTCCCAGAGGACTTGATTTTCTGGAGGAAGTATGCGGTGCTGTCAGCATTCCTGTTTATGCCATTGGAGGGATGCTGCTTACCGTGAGCTGCCTAAAGGAGATAAAGGAAAGGGGTGCGGCGGGAATGTGCGTAATGTCAGGCCTGATGAAAGAGTAA
- a CDS encoding CitMHS family transporter, whose protein sequence is MNETMLALLGFATIIMIIVLLLKNVTVPALAFIGVSTISALILVLTGTFTVSEVGDFIKKGVSGVHSTAALFIFSVLFFGIMTDAGMFDRIISALMKKVGNNVVGVAFMTCIIAIIGHLDGGGASTFLITIPAMLPVYKKLKMRPTTLLLICVTSMGVMNLLPWGGPTMRAASVLEIEANVLWMKLLPMQVVGIGVAMFTAFFWGIVEKKRGAGINSTLAIEDTEGLEESASAADTGELVRPKLFAFNVILTLFIIVCLVFLPVPSYYMFMIGCVIALLVNYPGAKMQNKIIKSHAGPALMMASTILAAGVFLGVLEDSEIMNHMASVLAAFIPQSMGRFLPLIIGVLSVPLTLMFCTDSYFYGLLPVLISVGNSFGVDPVHIAIAMVVCRNCATFISPVVPATFLGIGLAGVEIKDHIKTCFLWIWGVSFVCLTAGLLLGVLTLS, encoded by the coding sequence ATGAATGAGACAATGCTTGCATTATTAGGATTTGCAACCATTATCATGATCATTGTTTTGTTGCTGAAAAATGTTACTGTTCCGGCACTTGCATTTATCGGAGTATCTACCATAAGTGCCCTGATCCTGGTTTTAACCGGAACCTTTACAGTCAGTGAAGTTGGGGATTTTATTAAGAAAGGGGTGTCCGGGGTGCACTCCACGGCTGCGTTGTTTATATTTTCCGTGCTGTTTTTCGGAATTATGACTGATGCAGGAATGTTTGACCGCATCATAAGCGCCCTAATGAAAAAAGTGGGTAACAATGTGGTTGGAGTGGCATTTATGACCTGCATCATCGCCATAATCGGCCATTTGGATGGAGGCGGTGCCTCCACGTTCCTGATCACCATTCCGGCAATGCTGCCGGTTTATAAGAAATTAAAAATGCGTCCCACAACTCTGCTTTTAATATGTGTCACCTCCATGGGCGTCATGAATCTGCTTCCATGGGGCGGCCCGACCATGCGTGCGGCCTCTGTATTGGAAATAGAAGCCAATGTCCTGTGGATGAAGCTTTTGCCCATGCAGGTGGTGGGCATTGGAGTTGCTATGTTTACCGCGTTTTTCTGGGGAATTGTTGAAAAGAAACGAGGGGCCGGAATCAACAGCACCCTGGCCATAGAAGATACCGAGGGGCTGGAAGAAAGCGCTTCTGCGGCTGATACCGGAGAACTGGTAAGGCCGAAGCTGTTTGCCTTCAACGTGATTTTAACATTGTTTATCATTGTTTGTCTTGTTTTCCTGCCGGTGCCGTCTTATTATATGTTTATGATCGGCTGTGTCATTGCCCTTCTGGTTAACTATCCGGGTGCAAAAATGCAGAATAAGATCATCAAATCTCATGCGGGCCCTGCGCTTATGATGGCTTCTACCATTCTTGCTGCCGGTGTATTTTTAGGAGTGCTGGAAGACAGTGAGATCATGAATCACATGGCCAGTGTACTTGCTGCATTTATACCCCAGTCCATGGGCCGTTTCTTACCGCTGATCATCGGAGTGCTGTCCGTACCTCTGACTTTGATGTTCTGTACGGATTCCTATTTCTATGGCCTTCTTCCGGTCCTGATCAGTGTGGGAAACAGCTTTGGCGTAGATCCTGTGCATATAGCAATTGCCATGGTGGTATGCCGCAACTGCGCCACCTTTATAAGTCCTGTTGTACCTGCCACATTCTTAGGGATAGGCCTGGCGGGTGTGGAGATCAAAGACCATATTAAGACCTGCTTCCTGTGGATATGGGGAGTGAGCTTTGTTTGCCTGACGGCCGGTCTTTTACTTGGTGTACTGACCCTTTCATAG
- the thiH gene encoding 2-iminoacetate synthase ThiH — translation MSTESYNNESILNEEIKEWQKKNRIDHMTYLPDMEVLHSDIQDRVIKAMESYDYDKYTEADVKSALAHENRSPEDFAALLSPAAMPFLEEMACMARKETRRYFGNSVNLFTPVYISNYCENFCIYCGFHCNNRISRAKLGEEDIEKEMRAIAKSGLKEVLILTGESRKMSDVKYIGEACKIARKYFKAVGLEVYPMNSDEYAYLHRCGADYVTVFQETYHTEKYETLHLAGHKRIFPYRFAAQERALKGGMRGVGIAALLGLDDFRKDAFATGMHAYLLQRKYPHAEISFSCPRLRPIINNNKINPMDVHEPQLLQVVTAYRLFMPFAGITVSTRECARVRDNLVNIAATKISAGVSTGIGGHADETEQKGDSQFEISDGRSVDAVMKDLLRLGMQPVMSDYLYV, via the coding sequence ATGAGTACGGAATCTTATAACAACGAAAGCATTTTAAATGAAGAAATCAAAGAATGGCAGAAAAAAAACCGGATCGACCATATGACCTATCTGCCGGATATGGAGGTTTTGCATTCAGACATACAGGACCGGGTGATAAAGGCCATGGAAAGCTATGATTACGACAAATACACTGAAGCGGATGTGAAAAGTGCCCTGGCCCATGAGAACCGGTCCCCGGAAGATTTTGCGGCGCTGCTGTCGCCGGCAGCAATGCCGTTTCTGGAGGAGATGGCCTGTATGGCGAGAAAGGAGACCAGAAGATATTTTGGCAACAGTGTGAATCTGTTTACTCCGGTTTATATTTCCAATTATTGTGAAAATTTCTGCATTTACTGCGGTTTTCATTGCAATAACCGGATCAGCCGTGCCAAGCTGGGTGAGGAAGACATTGAGAAGGAAATGAGGGCCATTGCAAAAAGTGGACTTAAGGAAGTCCTGATCCTGACAGGGGAAAGCAGGAAAATGTCGGATGTGAAATATATAGGGGAAGCCTGTAAAATTGCCCGGAAATATTTTAAGGCAGTAGGGTTGGAAGTGTATCCCATGAATTCGGATGAATATGCCTATCTTCACCGGTGCGGTGCCGATTATGTAACGGTCTTTCAGGAAACTTACCATACTGAGAAATATGAGACTCTGCACCTGGCCGGGCACAAACGGATTTTCCCCTACCGCTTTGCTGCCCAGGAGAGGGCCCTGAAGGGAGGAATGCGGGGAGTGGGGATCGCCGCCCTTCTGGGGCTGGATGATTTCCGGAAAGATGCCTTCGCAACCGGCATGCATGCCTATCTGCTGCAGCGAAAGTATCCTCATGCAGAAATTTCCTTCTCATGTCCCCGCCTGCGTCCGATCATCAACAATAATAAAATCAATCCCATGGATGTTCATGAGCCCCAGCTTTTGCAGGTAGTAACGGCATACCGCCTGTTCATGCCCTTTGCAGGCATTACGGTGTCCACCAGGGAATGTGCCCGGGTACGGGATAACCTGGTAAACATTGCAGCCACAAAAATTTCCGCAGGGGTGAGTACCGGAATCGGCGGACATGCGGATGAAACGGAGCAAAAGGGGGACAGTCAGTTTGAGATTTCAGACGGCCGTTCCGTGGACGCGGTCATGAAGGATTTGCTAAGGCTTGGTATGCAGCCGGTCATGAGTGATTATCTGTATGTATAA
- the thiS gene encoding sulfur carrier protein ThiS, producing MVMVNGKEQGLSEEILVSELLELMGYQADRVAVEHNGRMVSRSRLSETTIRDGDILEVISFVGGG from the coding sequence ATGGTTATGGTTAACGGAAAGGAGCAGGGGCTGTCAGAAGAGATCCTGGTTTCAGAGTTGCTGGAGCTTATGGGCTATCAGGCAGACCGGGTTGCGGTAGAGCATAACGGCCGTATGGTTTCCAGGTCCAGACTTTCGGAAACAACTATAAGGGATGGAGACATCCTGGAAGTCATCAGCTTTGTAGGCGGCGGCTGA